A window of the Dongshaea marina genome harbors these coding sequences:
- the ylqF gene encoding ribosome biogenesis GTPase YlqF: protein MAIHWFPGHMNKARNEIKEIMPQMDVIIEVLDARIPYSSDNPMVAELRGEKPVIKILNKADLADPALTQSWIEYLEQTRGVRAIAFGSDKAGEVHRINELCKKLVPNRVGPGKQIKAMIMGIPNVGKSTLINTLAGRIVAKTGNEPAVTKAQQKIRLEDGIMLYDTPGMLWPKFDNEHAGYRLAATGAIGRAALDYEEVASHTAEYLLQAYPELLKARYKLDELPECDWEFVQMAAKKRGCIRSGNQPDTHKMSELLINELRDGSLGAITLETPEMREQEELVVAEVRAAAEAKKEAKKQEKLDRRARARKNRR, encoded by the coding sequence ATGGCTATCCACTGGTTCCCGGGCCATATGAACAAGGCGCGCAATGAGATCAAAGAGATCATGCCGCAGATGGACGTGATTATCGAAGTGCTGGATGCCCGTATTCCCTACAGCAGTGATAACCCCATGGTCGCGGAGCTGCGTGGTGAAAAGCCGGTGATCAAAATTCTGAATAAGGCCGATCTCGCTGATCCTGCGCTCACCCAGAGCTGGATAGAGTATCTGGAGCAAACCCGTGGAGTGCGGGCGATCGCCTTTGGCTCTGATAAGGCGGGTGAGGTACACAGGATCAATGAGCTGTGTAAAAAGCTTGTTCCAAACCGGGTCGGGCCAGGCAAACAGATCAAGGCGATGATCATGGGGATCCCCAATGTTGGAAAATCGACTCTGATCAACACACTAGCGGGCCGAATTGTTGCTAAGACCGGAAATGAGCCGGCGGTGACCAAGGCACAACAAAAAATTCGCCTCGAGGATGGGATCATGCTCTATGACACCCCTGGGATGCTGTGGCCCAAATTTGACAATGAGCATGCCGGATATCGACTGGCGGCAACCGGAGCTATTGGCCGGGCGGCGCTCGATTATGAGGAAGTGGCCAGCCATACTGCTGAATACCTGCTTCAGGCCTACCCTGAGCTGCTAAAGGCTCGCTACAAGCTTGATGAGTTGCCCGAGTGTGACTGGGAGTTTGTGCAGATGGCGGCTAAGAAACGTGGCTGTATACGCTCCGGCAACCAACCCGACACTCATAAGATGTCTGAGCTTCTGATTAATGAGCTACGCGATGGTAGCCTTGGGGCGATCACTCTAGAGACACCCGAGATGCGCGAGCAAGAGGAGCTGGTGGTCGCTGAAGTAAGAGCGGCAGCCGAGGCCAAAAAAGAGGCTAAGAAACAGGAGAAGCTGGATCGCCGTGCAAGGGCGCGCAAGAATCGGCGGTGA